The following are from one region of the Pseudobacteriovorax antillogorgiicola genome:
- a CDS encoding YebC/PmpR family DNA-binding transcriptional regulator — translation MGRKSAKIAVRKGAADKARGQVFTKALKDVFKASKSGSSEPASNFLLRVAVERAKKLNVPKDNIEKAIKKGQGSDGAGFDDVYYEGYGPGGIAIFVETSTDNNTRTVANVRSYFRKCDGTLGTAGSLEFVFNRIALFTIPSEAIESEDDFTLAMIDAGAEEVELIDGVYEVSGAMTEFGAIQEKLMEIGVTPDEASLVRVPITKKSVTDEDTLSKFERLIDLLDEDEDVVTVYHNLDDDA, via the coding sequence ATGGGACGAAAGTCAGCTAAGATAGCAGTCCGCAAAGGTGCCGCAGACAAAGCTCGTGGCCAGGTTTTTACGAAGGCTCTCAAAGATGTTTTCAAAGCATCAAAAAGCGGAAGCTCAGAACCGGCAAGCAACTTTTTACTTCGGGTTGCCGTTGAGAGAGCGAAAAAGCTCAATGTGCCAAAGGATAATATTGAGAAAGCGATTAAAAAAGGCCAAGGGTCCGATGGGGCTGGCTTTGATGATGTTTATTACGAGGGCTACGGTCCTGGCGGCATCGCTATTTTCGTGGAAACATCAACTGATAACAACACGCGAACGGTCGCCAATGTCCGGAGCTACTTTCGCAAGTGCGATGGAACATTGGGAACGGCAGGTTCTCTAGAATTTGTCTTCAATCGAATTGCCCTATTCACGATACCAAGCGAGGCCATTGAATCAGAAGACGATTTTACTCTAGCAATGATCGATGCCGGAGCTGAAGAGGTCGAGCTGATCGACGGAGTCTACGAGGTGTCAGGAGCGATGACTGAATTTGGCGCGATTCAAGAAAAACTGATGGAAATTGGAGTTACGCCCGATGAAGCCTCTTTAGTAAGGGTTCCCATTACCAAGAAGAGCGTGACCGACGAGGACACTCTCAGCAAGTTTGAGCGCCTGATCGACCTTCTCGACGAAGATGAGGATGTGGTGACCGTTTATCACAACCTCGACGATGACGCTTGA
- a CDS encoding TIGR02147 family protein, whose translation MSSLASFLQDELDLRKKRNRYYNQSSFARDFNISRSFLSRLLKGERSLSDEKVQEMANLLPLKKRKLFILLARKAQTKLEVPSLEKKIEKEQRLNGKSLDHMTNDDFKHIKSWYFLAILEALKLGRFTRQHLSEFLGISLPQLERAVNRLCRMNLAQEIDGLISSRHLDTSIGEGVPCAAIRDYHREILDLCRDYLTKHSMATRSFRSFVVAGHTDLMNEADAILEKALDEIEDLFSAKPPNTVYQVSMQLLRIGKQYQ comes from the coding sequence GTGTCTTCTCTTGCAAGCTTTCTACAAGATGAACTCGACCTTAGGAAAAAGCGCAATCGCTATTATAACCAAAGCTCCTTTGCCCGTGATTTTAATATCTCGCGCTCCTTTTTAAGTCGTCTCTTGAAGGGCGAACGGTCTCTCTCCGATGAGAAGGTTCAAGAAATGGCGAATTTATTACCTTTAAAAAAGCGAAAGCTTTTCATTTTACTTGCCAGAAAAGCGCAAACGAAACTGGAAGTACCCTCTTTAGAAAAGAAGATCGAAAAGGAACAACGACTCAATGGCAAGAGTCTTGATCACATGACTAACGATGACTTTAAGCATATTAAAAGCTGGTATTTCCTTGCCATTCTTGAAGCATTGAAACTAGGGCGATTCACAAGGCAACATCTTTCTGAGTTTTTGGGCATCTCGCTGCCACAACTAGAACGGGCAGTGAATAGACTCTGCCGTATGAATCTCGCTCAAGAGATTGATGGCCTCATATCTAGCAGGCACCTTGATACAAGTATCGGCGAGGGAGTCCCTTGTGCAGCAATCAGGGACTATCACCGAGAAATTTTAGATCTTTGCCGCGATTACCTGACTAAGCATTCCATGGCCACTCGAAGTTTTAGAAGCTTTGTTGTCGCAGGTCATACAGATCTCATGAATGAAGCGGATGCAATTCTAGAAAAAGCACTTGATGAGATCGAAGACCTGTTTTCTGCAAAGCCACCTAATACTGTCTACCAAGTGTCTATGCAACTGCTTAGGATTGGCAAACAATATCAGTAG
- a CDS encoding M12 family metallopeptidase has protein sequence MLSGKSILLKASLLGLLGVQSCGTDADFSQNGSSQLDGYYDSSKLWSNKTIRVCWDDLSDSNATDRQYVRDRIRDTWERHSALKFIGWDECEFFRDEDIHIEVDDVGPHADGLGDDISFTGSMTLNFTFRNWGSSCTSSTSQRNNCIGSNAIHEFGHALGLAHEHNRSDRPANCTSPTQGSNGDTMVGSFDRDSIMNYCYNSSYNNRLSAGDIQTIQQMYGTP, from the coding sequence ATGTTGTCAGGAAAAAGTATTCTTTTGAAGGCATCGCTACTTGGCTTGCTTGGAGTGCAAAGCTGCGGTACAGACGCAGACTTTAGCCAAAATGGAAGCAGTCAACTTGATGGCTACTACGATAGTAGTAAGCTGTGGTCGAATAAGACAATTCGGGTTTGCTGGGATGATCTATCTGATAGCAATGCGACAGATCGTCAGTATGTAAGAGATAGGATTCGCGACACATGGGAGCGTCATTCGGCCCTTAAGTTTATTGGCTGGGATGAATGTGAGTTTTTTCGTGATGAAGATATTCACATCGAGGTGGATGACGTCGGACCACATGCGGATGGTCTGGGCGACGATATTTCGTTTACAGGATCTATGACGCTCAATTTCACCTTTCGAAACTGGGGTTCAAGTTGCACGTCTTCAACCAGCCAAAGAAATAACTGCATTGGTAGCAACGCTATCCATGAGTTTGGCCATGCCCTTGGTCTTGCCCATGAACACAATAGGTCTGACCGACCCGCGAATTGCACTAGCCCTACCCAGGGTTCGAATGGAGATACCATGGTGGGGAGCTTCGATCGTGACAGTATTATGAATTACTGCTACAACTCGTCCTACAACAACAGGTTGAGCGCAGGTGATATTCAAACCATCCAGCAAATGTACGGGACACCTTAA
- a CDS encoding acyl-CoA dehydrogenase family protein, with protein MPFEIASPDRAENVSHDLVDYNMLRQDNVLLEGLNHFSGQTWQDQLESFGELCGREETLHDGNLANRFPPTLRTHDHFGNRVDRIEFHPSYHRLLDSYIRNGLHSEPWEQKKAAYLARAMKMYMQTQVEAGHCCPGTMTFAAIPTLRHNPNIAKALEPQILSRRYDPRDQFYGDKSGLIFGMGMTEKQGGSDVRANTTQAIPQGKDSWGDIYEIIGHKFFLSAPMSDFFLVLAQAPEGLSCFLMPRWQDVGVKNKIYIQQLKDKMGNRSNASSEVEFHGAKAWLIGEQGRGVATIINMVAHTRFDCLVSSAGLIRQSTVQAIHHCHQRKAFGKKLVDQDLMKQVLADLALESEAASIFALRVAHAFDQQSHNETERNFLRIATAVGKYWLCKQVPLHTYEAMECLGGSGVMETSMMPRLYREAPINAIWEGCGNIQALDLLRVIDRHPEALEAYLEDVRDVASENSLVKACLQRITESLQDRDHLASQSRRVMIDLALALQASLLIRYSKSEIADAFCSSRLLGSHHHYGVLPRGTDCSLMIARAWPI; from the coding sequence ATGCCATTTGAAATCGCTAGCCCTGATCGCGCAGAGAATGTCAGCCATGATCTTGTCGACTATAATATGTTGCGTCAGGATAATGTTTTGCTTGAAGGGCTAAACCATTTTAGTGGGCAAACATGGCAAGACCAACTTGAAAGCTTCGGCGAGTTATGTGGCAGAGAAGAAACTTTGCATGACGGCAATCTTGCCAATCGATTCCCACCCACCTTGCGAACCCACGATCATTTTGGAAATCGTGTGGATCGCATCGAATTTCACCCTAGCTATCATCGCTTGCTAGACTCTTATATTCGTAACGGCTTACACTCTGAGCCATGGGAACAGAAAAAAGCAGCCTATCTCGCTCGGGCCATGAAGATGTACATGCAGACCCAAGTTGAGGCTGGTCACTGCTGCCCTGGCACCATGACGTTCGCTGCCATCCCCACTCTAAGGCATAACCCAAACATCGCCAAAGCTTTGGAACCGCAGATTCTCTCGCGACGCTACGACCCACGGGACCAATTCTATGGGGATAAAAGCGGCCTTATCTTCGGCATGGGTATGACTGAGAAGCAAGGTGGCAGCGATGTTCGTGCGAATACCACCCAGGCGATTCCACAAGGTAAGGATAGCTGGGGCGATATTTACGAGATTATTGGTCACAAGTTCTTTTTATCAGCACCTATGAGTGACTTCTTTTTGGTCTTAGCCCAAGCACCGGAAGGTTTGTCATGCTTTCTCATGCCACGCTGGCAAGATGTTGGCGTCAAGAACAAGATCTATATCCAGCAGCTTAAAGACAAGATGGGCAATCGCTCCAATGCATCCAGTGAAGTGGAGTTCCATGGTGCTAAAGCCTGGCTCATCGGAGAACAGGGCCGCGGCGTTGCCACCATTATCAACATGGTTGCTCATACCAGATTTGATTGCCTTGTGTCCTCAGCGGGTTTAATCCGCCAGTCTACAGTACAGGCCATTCACCACTGCCACCAACGGAAGGCATTCGGTAAGAAGTTAGTCGATCAAGATCTCATGAAGCAGGTGCTGGCCGACTTAGCTTTGGAATCAGAAGCTGCCAGTATCTTCGCTCTTCGTGTCGCTCATGCCTTCGATCAGCAAAGTCACAACGAAACTGAGCGTAACTTTCTACGCATCGCAACAGCGGTAGGCAAGTACTGGCTATGCAAGCAAGTGCCACTACACACCTATGAGGCCATGGAATGTCTGGGCGGTAGCGGGGTAATGGAAACGTCCATGATGCCTCGTCTTTATCGCGAGGCACCGATCAATGCAATTTGGGAGGGCTGCGGGAATATTCAGGCACTGGATCTATTGAGGGTTATCGACCGACACCCTGAAGCACTCGAAGCTTATCTAGAGGATGTTAGAGATGTTGCCAGTGAGAACTCCCTAGTGAAGGCTTGCTTGCAAAGAATCACCGAGTCTCTGCAAGATCGCGATCACTTAGCCAGCCAGAGCCGAAGGGTCATGATTGACCTCGCGCTCGCTCTTCAAGCAAGCTTATTGATCCGCTACTCTAAGTCTGAAATCGCTGACGCATTTTGCTCCTCCCGGCTGCTGGGGTCTCACCATCACTATGGAGTGCTTCCCCGAGGGACTGATTGCTCCCTTATGATTGCAAGGGCTTGGCCGATATGA